A genomic window from Methylorubrum extorquens includes:
- a CDS encoding alpha-2-macroglobulin family protein: MSQGNRLGHLGAAFIGAMWLGVPALAQTLRPAAPPAAPPRSATAPVAKTFVREGLASAGVRLETALKSEAPPGAKTAAQWRREAETAARTEGAEPDAELNAYAAAVAADPNDVRNWLDYANAAIAAGNDEERADYSARFKLKGRASAAAYQGYLRARNPADEARALSRLGEIQAAQSEWRPALEAYRASLAIRDEAQTRAAYEKLRADHGFRILDYKVDSDAAAPRVCFTFSESLVPKTDYAPYIAVSGATNAAVTAEGSQVCVDGLKHSERYAFVVRQGLPSSVGENLLKSADYEVYVRDRSPQVRFTGRNYVLPRTGQAGVPLVSVNADKLDVEVLRIGDRGLLPALRSEDFLSQLSGSTAKTIADQKGQRVWKGTLDTAKAETNREAVTAFPVLQAVGKLEPGLYLMLAKPTGTTDSSDDEYGGYETQATQWFVVSDLGLTAFKGRDGVHVFARSLASAKTVSGAEIRLVARNNDVLATAKTDGQGHAAFPAGLARGEGGLAPGLVVAQVGDDYGFLDLALGAFDLSDRGVKGRPAPGGAEAYVFPERGVYRSGETVQLTAILRDPQGAAVAGLPLTLVVKRPDGVEYRRAAVADEGLGGRSLALPLMAGAMHGTWRVSAYTDPKAPPVGEASWLVEDYVPERLEVSLTPKTPSLTRGEPAVIDVAARYLYGAPGSGLEVSGSVAVQAAANPGIKGLDGFSIGLDDEAVEATTAEIDAKATTDAQGKTSITVPVQEVAAPRALEAKITLAVGEPGGRALSRSVTLPILPGQPVLAIRKNFGGDLAENATATFDVVMAAPDGRRLTQDGVTWTLSKVERTYQWYRADGRWSFEPVKSSRRVADGRVAIAADAPARIAVPVGFGQYRLEASVPGQPQAGVSVSFTVGWGGSETADVPDLLDLTLDKPAYAAGERLRARLAPKFAGTATLAVVSDRVHEIRDVTVAEGGTTVDIPVKAEWGAGAYLVATAYRPLDQAAKRMPGRALGVAWFSVDKEKRGLSVSIEAPEKVRPRGTLTVPVKLAGLAPGEEARVTLAAVDVGILNLTRYEAPNPFAYFFGQKALGPEIRDLWGYLIDGMQGTLGAIRSGGDGGATELADAPPTQAPLALYSGVVTVGADGTAKIPLELPAFNGTARLMATAWTKTRVGQAQADVIVRDPVVLTGTLPRFLNVGDRSRFFVALDNVEGAAGDYTVDLDLTGPVVVAGEAVRSTLRLEAGAKGQLVIPITAAGPGTARLDLSLTGPGIQGSAGQSFTLGINPGTGALVRRSVRPLEPGAGLDLTPDLLADILPGTGAVSVSANRLGGIDVAALLQSLDRYPYGCSEQIVSRAMPLLYVNALAAGEKLGLDGKLDERVRGAIERVLARQDSSGAFGAWSTENAGDTWLTAYATDFLTRARERGFAVPQTAFNSALDRLRNTVANTTTIENGGMDIAYAAYVLARNGRPVMGDLRYLADTKLTDFATPLGRGQLAAALALLGDRGRAQKGFEAAVQALQAERDRGTYRADYGSRLRDGAALLALSGEAGFTQATLQPVAAVLGQERADGRSTSTQENAWMVLAAQSLAKDSDSLALTVDGKTETGPLSRLYRAPALEARPVRIVNAGREAVPVAIGVQGNPIAPEPAASQGFTVERSVYRLDGSPVDLGKPLRQNDRLVVVLKVTEAKASAGRLLLVDRLPAGLEIDNPKLLDADALSGLSFAKSDVAPVHTEFRDDRFVAAYDRTPEQSAFFSAAYTVRVVSPGTYVHPGASVEDMYRPERFGRTAFGSVEVTSAK; encoded by the coding sequence ATGTCCCAAGGCAACCGTCTCGGGCACCTCGGAGCAGCCTTCATCGGCGCGATGTGGCTCGGTGTCCCGGCCCTGGCCCAGACGCTGCGCCCGGCCGCCCCCCCAGCCGCACCGCCGAGATCGGCGACCGCCCCTGTTGCGAAAACCTTCGTGCGCGAGGGGCTTGCGAGTGCGGGCGTCCGGCTGGAGACCGCGCTCAAGAGCGAGGCGCCCCCCGGCGCCAAAACGGCGGCACAGTGGCGCCGCGAGGCGGAGACCGCCGCACGGACCGAAGGGGCCGAGCCGGATGCCGAGCTGAACGCCTACGCCGCCGCAGTCGCCGCCGACCCGAACGATGTCCGCAACTGGCTCGACTACGCCAACGCGGCCATTGCCGCCGGCAACGACGAGGAGCGCGCCGACTATTCCGCCCGGTTCAAGCTGAAGGGCCGGGCGAGCGCCGCCGCCTACCAGGGCTATCTCCGCGCAAGGAACCCGGCGGACGAGGCCCGCGCCCTGTCCCGGCTCGGCGAGATCCAGGCGGCCCAGTCCGAGTGGCGGCCCGCGCTGGAAGCCTACCGGGCGAGCCTCGCAATCCGGGACGAGGCGCAGACCCGCGCCGCCTACGAGAAGCTGCGCGCGGATCACGGCTTCCGCATCCTCGACTACAAGGTCGATTCGGATGCCGCCGCACCGCGGGTTTGCTTCACCTTCTCGGAAAGCCTCGTCCCGAAGACCGACTACGCGCCCTACATCGCGGTCTCGGGCGCGACCAACGCCGCCGTCACGGCGGAAGGCTCGCAGGTCTGCGTCGATGGGCTCAAGCATTCCGAGCGCTACGCCTTCGTGGTGCGCCAGGGCCTGCCCTCTTCGGTCGGCGAAAATCTGCTGAAATCGGCCGATTACGAGGTCTACGTTCGCGACCGCTCGCCCCAGGTGCGCTTCACCGGCCGCAACTACGTTCTGCCCCGCACCGGTCAGGCCGGCGTGCCGCTGGTCTCGGTCAACGCGGACAAGCTCGATGTCGAGGTGCTGCGCATCGGCGACCGCGGCCTGTTGCCCGCACTCCGCTCCGAGGACTTCTTGAGCCAACTCAGCGGCTCGACAGCCAAAACCATCGCCGACCAGAAGGGCCAGCGCGTCTGGAAGGGCACGCTCGATACGGCCAAGGCCGAGACCAACCGCGAGGCGGTGACCGCCTTCCCCGTGCTCCAGGCGGTCGGCAAGCTGGAGCCCGGCCTCTACCTGATGCTGGCCAAGCCCACCGGCACCACGGATTCATCCGACGATGAGTATGGCGGCTACGAGACCCAGGCGACGCAGTGGTTCGTCGTCTCCGATCTCGGGCTCACCGCCTTCAAGGGCCGCGACGGCGTGCATGTCTTCGCCCGCTCGCTCGCCAGCGCCAAGACCGTGTCGGGCGCCGAGATCCGGCTCGTCGCCCGCAACAACGACGTGCTCGCGACCGCCAAGACCGACGGCCAGGGCCATGCCGCCTTCCCCGCCGGCCTGGCCCGCGGCGAGGGCGGGCTGGCGCCGGGCCTCGTGGTGGCGCAGGTCGGCGACGATTACGGCTTCCTCGATCTGGCGCTCGGCGCCTTCGATCTCTCCGACCGCGGGGTGAAGGGCCGCCCGGCGCCGGGCGGGGCCGAAGCCTACGTCTTCCCCGAGCGCGGGGTCTACCGCTCCGGCGAGACGGTGCAGCTCACCGCCATCTTGCGCGATCCGCAGGGGGCGGCGGTGGCCGGCCTGCCGCTGACGCTGGTGGTGAAGCGGCCCGACGGCGTCGAGTACCGCCGGGCGGCGGTGGCCGACGAGGGGCTCGGCGGGCGCTCCCTGGCCCTGCCGCTGATGGCCGGCGCCATGCACGGCACGTGGCGGGTCTCCGCCTATACCGATCCGAAGGCGCCGCCCGTCGGCGAGGCGAGCTGGCTCGTCGAGGATTACGTCCCCGAGCGGCTGGAGGTGAGCCTTACCCCGAAGACGCCGAGCCTCACCCGCGGCGAGCCGGCGGTCATCGATGTCGCCGCGCGCTACCTCTACGGCGCGCCGGGCTCGGGGCTCGAGGTCTCGGGCTCGGTCGCGGTGCAGGCCGCCGCCAATCCCGGCATCAAGGGCCTCGACGGCTTCTCCATCGGCCTCGACGACGAGGCGGTGGAGGCGACGACCGCCGAGATCGACGCCAAGGCCACCACCGACGCGCAGGGCAAGACCAGCATCACGGTGCCGGTGCAGGAGGTGGCGGCCCCCCGCGCGCTGGAGGCGAAGATCACCCTCGCCGTCGGCGAGCCGGGCGGCCGGGCGCTGAGCCGCAGCGTCACCCTGCCGATCCTGCCGGGCCAGCCCGTGCTGGCCATTCGGAAAAACTTCGGCGGCGATCTCGCCGAGAACGCGACCGCGACCTTCGACGTCGTCATGGCCGCCCCCGACGGGCGGCGCCTGACGCAGGACGGCGTGACTTGGACGCTCTCGAAGGTCGAGCGGACCTATCAATGGTACCGGGCCGACGGGCGCTGGAGCTTCGAGCCGGTCAAATCCAGCCGTCGCGTCGCCGACGGGCGCGTGGCGATTGCCGCCGACGCACCCGCGCGCATCGCCGTGCCGGTGGGCTTCGGCCAGTACCGTCTGGAAGCGAGCGTTCCCGGCCAGCCGCAGGCAGGGGTCAGCGTCTCCTTCACCGTCGGCTGGGGCGGCTCGGAGACCGCTGACGTGCCCGACCTCCTCGACCTCACCCTCGACAAGCCGGCCTACGCGGCCGGCGAACGGCTGCGCGCCCGGCTCGCGCCGAAATTCGCCGGCACCGCGACGCTCGCTGTCGTCAGCGACCGGGTTCACGAGATCCGCGACGTGACGGTCGCGGAGGGCGGCACCACCGTCGACATCCCGGTCAAGGCGGAATGGGGCGCGGGCGCCTACCTCGTCGCCACCGCCTACCGGCCGCTCGACCAAGCGGCCAAGCGCATGCCGGGCCGGGCGCTCGGGGTGGCATGGTTCTCCGTCGACAAGGAAAAGCGCGGCCTCTCCGTCTCGATCGAGGCGCCGGAGAAGGTGCGCCCCCGCGGCACGCTGACCGTGCCCGTGAAACTCGCCGGCCTCGCTCCCGGCGAGGAGGCGCGGGTGACGCTGGCGGCGGTCGATGTCGGCATCCTCAACCTGACCCGCTACGAGGCGCCGAACCCGTTTGCCTACTTCTTCGGCCAGAAGGCGCTGGGCCCCGAGATCCGCGACCTCTGGGGTTACCTGATCGACGGCATGCAGGGCACGCTCGGCGCGATCCGCTCCGGCGGCGACGGCGGGGCGACCGAACTCGCCGACGCACCGCCGACACAAGCCCCGCTCGCGCTCTATTCCGGCGTCGTCACGGTGGGCGCCGACGGCACGGCCAAGATCCCGCTGGAGTTGCCGGCCTTCAACGGTACCGCTCGGCTGATGGCGACCGCCTGGACCAAGACGAGGGTCGGCCAGGCCCAGGCCGACGTGATCGTCCGCGATCCGGTGGTCCTCACCGGCACCCTGCCGCGCTTCCTCAATGTCGGCGACCGATCGCGCTTCTTCGTCGCCCTCGACAACGTCGAGGGGGCGGCCGGCGACTACACCGTCGACCTCGACCTCACCGGCCCCGTCGTGGTGGCGGGCGAGGCGGTGCGCTCCACCCTGCGCCTGGAGGCCGGCGCCAAGGGGCAACTGGTGATCCCGATCACCGCCGCCGGCCCCGGCACGGCCCGGCTCGACCTGAGCCTCACCGGGCCCGGCATCCAGGGCAGCGCCGGCCAATCCTTCACGCTCGGGATCAATCCCGGCACCGGCGCCCTCGTGCGCCGCAGCGTGCGCCCGCTGGAGCCCGGCGCCGGGCTCGACCTGACACCGGATCTGCTTGCCGACATCCTGCCGGGCACCGGGGCGGTCTCGGTCTCGGCCAACCGCTTGGGGGGCATCGACGTCGCCGCCCTGCTGCAATCGCTCGACCGATACCCCTACGGCTGCTCGGAGCAGATCGTCAGCCGAGCGATGCCGCTGCTCTACGTCAACGCGCTCGCGGCGGGCGAGAAGCTCGGCCTCGACGGGAAACTCGACGAGCGGGTGCGCGGGGCGATCGAGCGGGTGCTGGCGCGCCAGGATTCGAGCGGCGCCTTCGGCGCGTGGTCCACGGAGAATGCCGGCGATACGTGGCTGACCGCCTACGCCACCGACTTCCTCACCCGCGCCCGCGAGCGGGGCTTCGCCGTGCCGCAAACCGCCTTCAACAGCGCGCTCGACCGCCTGCGCAACACGGTGGCCAACACCACCACGATCGAGAACGGCGGCATGGACATCGCCTATGCCGCCTACGTGCTCGCCCGCAACGGCCGCCCGGTGATGGGCGATCTGCGCTACCTCGCCGACACCAAGCTCACCGACTTCGCCACGCCCTTGGGTCGCGGGCAGCTTGCCGCCGCGCTGGCCCTCCTCGGTGATCGCGGCCGGGCGCAAAAGGGCTTCGAGGCGGCGGTGCAGGCCCTCCAGGCCGAGCGCGATCGGGGCACCTACCGCGCCGATTACGGCTCGCGCCTGCGCGACGGCGCCGCCCTGCTGGCGCTCTCCGGCGAGGCCGGGTTCACTCAGGCGACGCTGCAGCCGGTCGCCGCCGTGCTCGGCCAGGAGCGGGCGGACGGCCGCTCCACCAGCACCCAGGAGAACGCATGGATGGTGCTGGCCGCGCAAAGCCTCGCCAAGGATTCCGACAGCCTCGCGCTGACCGTCGACGGCAAGACCGAGACCGGACCGCTCTCGCGGCTCTATCGGGCGCCCGCTCTGGAGGCGCGCCCGGTGCGGATCGTCAATGCCGGCCGCGAGGCGGTGCCGGTCGCGATCGGCGTCCAGGGCAACCCGATCGCCCCGGAGCCGGCGGCCTCCCAGGGCTTCACGGTGGAGCGCAGCGTCTACCGGCTCGACGGCAGCCCGGTGGATCTCGGAAAGCCCCTGCGCCAGAACGACCGCCTCGTCGTGGTGCTGAAGGTGACCGAGGCCAAGGCCAGCGCCGGGCGCCTGCTGCTGGTCGATCGCCTGCCCGCGGGGCTGGAGATCGACAACCCGAAGCTCCTCGATGCCGACGCGCTCTCGGGCCTCAGCTTCGCCAAGTCGGACGTGGCTCCGGTCCACACCGAGTTCCGCGACGACCGCTTCGTGGCCGCCTACGACCGCACCCCGGAGCAATCCGCCTTCTTCTCGGCGGCCTACACCGTGCGCGTGGTCTCGCCCGGCACCTACGTGCATCCGGGCGCGAGCGTCGAGGACATGTACCGCCCCGAACGGTTCGGACGCACCGCGTTCGGATCGGTCGAGGTCACTTCCGCGAAGTAG
- a CDS encoding DMT family transporter, translating to MLQIGLYGAAALAGVAFVVQQAVNAGLRGELGSGLWAGFVNFTVGGLAVGLLALTLREPLPSLAAAARAPWYAWTGGLLGAIYVVGAIFLIPRIGAAAVVALLIVGQMLMSLALDHFGLLGVPVHEANLPRLGGALLLLAGVALICLY from the coding sequence TTGCTGCAGATCGGATTGTACGGTGCGGCGGCGCTCGCGGGCGTCGCCTTCGTGGTCCAGCAGGCGGTCAATGCCGGGCTGAGGGGCGAACTCGGCTCCGGTCTCTGGGCCGGATTCGTCAACTTCACGGTCGGCGGCCTCGCCGTCGGCCTCCTGGCGCTGACCTTGCGCGAGCCGTTGCCCTCGCTCGCCGCGGCCGCCCGTGCGCCCTGGTACGCCTGGACCGGCGGACTGCTCGGCGCGATCTACGTCGTCGGGGCGATCTTCCTGATCCCGCGCATCGGCGCCGCCGCGGTCGTCGCCCTCCTCATCGTCGGGCAGATGCTGATGTCGCTCGCCCTCGACCATTTCGGGCTGCTCGGCGTGCCGGTGCACGAAGCGAACCTTCCGCGGCTTGGCGGCGCGCTGCTTCTCCTGGCCGGCGTTGCCCTGATCTGCCTCTACTGA
- a CDS encoding serine protease, whose protein sequence is MRAFRTGLPALLAAGLATGALAQGLAPPAAPARPKPATPAPAAPDPAFEAARAGFEALPETERRGLQDSLVWTGDYNGVTTGAFGKRSFDGIQTYQTRTGAAPTGLLTPPERAALKREAEEARRAARFKVQPDPASGVVVGVPEALLPKKSAIPGGTRWQSADGRVTLDTKSFPQGETSLDALFERAVAAMPGRKVTYKLKKPDFIVITAETAGGRSYIRYAEGPQGIRGFTLGYDRALADTVDRLVIAVANNFAPFPEDAPPPTAPTAATGPAPRGPASGLAAAPAAPPLPGAQAEARPAATGLLLGGGRVLTAASALEACTAPRIGGAAARIERRDAAGSLALLSAEGLAGGASPPLRAEPVSEGEALLVLGAQTKGRPSVAPATAAVEGVDAPLQPGAGGAPVLDRSGRLVGLVARFPTAPRLIAGVMPPTRYAVVPGKAVAAFLSESGLTAGAGKDAAKDPAKGAATTLGGAAAPALDAVVAITCAR, encoded by the coding sequence ATGAGAGCTTTTCGCACCGGCCTGCCGGCCCTGCTCGCTGCCGGACTCGCAACGGGGGCGCTCGCGCAAGGGCTTGCTCCACCGGCCGCGCCGGCCCGGCCGAAACCCGCCACCCCGGCTCCGGCCGCCCCCGATCCCGCCTTCGAGGCGGCGCGGGCGGGCTTCGAGGCGCTGCCCGAGACGGAGCGGCGGGGGCTGCAAGACTCGCTCGTCTGGACCGGCGACTATAATGGCGTGACGACCGGGGCCTTCGGCAAGCGCAGCTTCGACGGCATCCAGACCTACCAGACCCGCACGGGCGCCGCCCCGACCGGCCTGCTCACCCCGCCGGAGCGCGCGGCGCTCAAGCGCGAGGCGGAGGAGGCCCGGCGGGCGGCGCGCTTCAAGGTTCAGCCCGATCCGGCGAGCGGCGTGGTGGTCGGCGTGCCGGAGGCGCTGCTGCCGAAGAAGAGCGCGATCCCCGGCGGCACCCGCTGGCAGAGCGCCGACGGGCGGGTGACCCTCGACACCAAGTCGTTCCCGCAAGGGGAGACCAGCCTCGACGCCCTGTTCGAGCGCGCCGTCGCCGCGATGCCCGGCCGCAAGGTGACCTACAAACTGAAGAAGCCGGATTTCATCGTCATCACCGCCGAGACCGCGGGCGGGCGCTCCTATATCCGCTACGCCGAAGGCCCCCAGGGCATCCGCGGCTTCACCCTCGGCTACGACAGGGCGCTGGCGGACACGGTCGACCGTCTCGTCATCGCGGTGGCCAACAATTTCGCACCGTTTCCCGAGGACGCGCCGCCTCCCACCGCTCCGACGGCGGCCACCGGCCCGGCCCCTCGCGGGCCTGCCTCCGGCTTGGCGGCCGCGCCCGCAGCACCGCCGCTGCCCGGTGCGCAGGCCGAGGCGCGTCCTGCCGCGACCGGCCTGCTGCTGGGCGGCGGGCGGGTGCTGACGGCAGCCTCCGCCCTTGAAGCGTGCACCGCGCCGCGCATCGGCGGTGCGGCGGCCCGGATCGAGCGGCGCGACGCGGCGGGCAGCCTCGCGCTTCTGTCCGCCGAGGGGCTCGCGGGCGGTGCGTCGCCGCCGCTCCGCGCCGAGCCGGTGAGCGAGGGCGAGGCCCTGCTCGTGCTCGGCGCTCAAACCAAGGGCCGCCCGAGCGTCGCCCCCGCCACCGCTGCCGTCGAAGGCGTCGACGCCCCGCTTCAGCCCGGCGCCGGCGGTGCGCCGGTGCTCGACCGATCGGGCCGGCTCGTCGGACTCGTCGCCCGCTTTCCCACCGCACCCCGCCTGATCGCCGGGGTGATGCCGCCGACGCGCTATGCCGTCGTGCCGGGGAAGGCCGTGGCAGCCTTCCTGAGCGAGAGCGGCCTGACCGCCGGAGCGGGCAAGGACGCGGCGAAGGATCCCGCGAAGGGCGCCGCGACCACGCTGGGCGGGGCGGCGGCGCCCGCTCTCGATGCCGTCGTTGCCATCACCTGCGCGCGGTGA
- a CDS encoding DUF3309 family protein: protein MTITTILLILLILLLFGGGNFYGGGRFRGPGFGLGGLLIIILIVLLVTHRI from the coding sequence ATGACCATCACCACCATCCTCCTGATCCTGCTGATCCTGCTGCTGTTCGGCGGCGGCAACTTCTACGGCGGCGGGCGCTTCCGCGGCCCCGGATTCGGCCTCGGCGGCCTCCTGATCATCATCCTGATCGTGCTGCTCGTCACGCACCGGATCTAG
- a CDS encoding cysteine synthase A, which yields MSASSTVSPDVLAAIGGTPLIRLRRASEETGCTILGKAEFLNPGLSVKDRAALSIVRDAEARGLIRPGGTIVEGTAGNTGIGLALVASVRGYRTVIVIPETQSAEKKETLRLAGARLVEVPAVPFANPNNYVHAARRLAERLAETEEAGAFFADQFDNTANRRAHIEATGPEIFAQTGGAVDGFVCAAGTGGTLAGVAEALRAAKPGVKIALSDPEGSALHAYYSTGTLKAEGSSITEGIGQGRVTKNLEGFTPDHAFRIPDAEALGIIFALMREEGLSLGGSSGINVAGAIRLAHELGPGHTIVTILCDGAARYASKLFNPAFLGERGLPVPAWLAETGGALPDWRA from the coding sequence ATGTCCGCATCCTCCACCGTCTCGCCCGACGTGCTCGCCGCGATCGGCGGCACGCCCCTGATCCGGCTGCGCCGCGCGTCCGAAGAGACCGGCTGCACTATCCTCGGCAAAGCCGAATTCCTCAACCCCGGCCTCTCGGTGAAGGACCGGGCGGCGCTCTCGATCGTGCGGGATGCGGAGGCGCGCGGCCTGATCCGGCCCGGCGGCACCATCGTCGAGGGCACGGCGGGCAATACCGGGATCGGGCTGGCGCTGGTGGCGTCCGTGCGCGGCTACCGCACCGTGATCGTGATTCCGGAGACGCAATCGGCAGAGAAGAAGGAGACGCTGCGGCTCGCCGGCGCCCGGCTCGTCGAGGTGCCCGCCGTCCCCTTCGCTAACCCGAACAACTACGTCCACGCCGCCCGCCGTCTCGCCGAGCGGCTGGCGGAGACGGAAGAGGCCGGCGCCTTCTTCGCCGACCAGTTCGACAACACCGCCAACCGCCGCGCCCATATCGAGGCGACCGGCCCCGAGATCTTCGCGCAGACCGGCGGCGCGGTCGATGGCTTCGTCTGCGCGGCGGGGACCGGTGGCACGCTGGCGGGCGTGGCCGAGGCGCTGCGGGCGGCCAAGCCGGGCGTGAAGATCGCCCTGTCCGACCCGGAGGGCTCGGCGCTGCACGCCTATTACAGCACCGGCACGCTCAAGGCCGAAGGCTCGTCGATCACCGAAGGCATCGGCCAGGGCCGGGTGACGAAGAACCTCGAAGGCTTCACGCCCGATCACGCGTTCCGGATTCCGGATGCGGAAGCGCTCGGCATCATCTTCGCCCTGATGCGCGAGGAGGGCCTATCGCTCGGCGGCTCGTCGGGCATCAACGTGGCGGGCGCGATCCGGCTCGCCCACGAACTCGGGCCCGGCCACACCATCGTGACGATCCTCTGCGACGGGGCGGCGCGCTACGCCTCGAAGCTGTTCAACCCCGCCTTCCTGGGCGAGCGCGGCCTGCCGGTGCCCGCGTGGCTTGCAGAGACCGGGGGCGCCCTGCCGGACTGGCGGGCCTGA